A genomic segment from Vicia villosa cultivar HV-30 ecotype Madison, WI unplaced genomic scaffold, Vvil1.0 ctg.001323F_1_1, whole genome shotgun sequence encodes:
- the LOC131634615 gene encoding mitogen-activated protein kinase 16-like: MTRIPLQTPQNIQGLAARPEKVVGSMHYNNCRVAVETEQRSMVSNASVLTQYAASSYPQRNSNHKIEWIEDDRIEGSSGMQPKPQYIAW; encoded by the exons ATGACCCGAATTCCTTTACAAACTCCTCAAAACATTCAAG GTCTTGCTGCAAGGCCCGAAAAAGTTGTTGGTTCAATGCATTATAACAACTGTCGGGTGGCAGTAGAAACCGAACAACGGAGCATGGTTAGTAATGCATCTGTTTTGACTCAGTATGCTGCTTCAAGCTATCCGCAGAGAAATTCAAACCATAAAATCGAGTGGATAGAAGATGATAGGATTGAAGGTTCAAGCGGGATGCAACCAAAGCCTCAATACATAGCATGGTAA